From Humibacter ginsenosidimutans, a single genomic window includes:
- a CDS encoding lipoate--protein ligase family protein: MHGEYKVPGGKLVVVDFDVVDGAIVDFHLAGDFFLEPDSALEAIDAAVTGLSAESDTSSIADAVRRALPTDAVLLGFSPEAVGVAVRRSLSNATTWRDYDWSIVHAKAVPPRLHLALDEAMSNSLAAGHRGPTLRIWEWDESAVVIGSFQSVKNEVDPEGAAKYGFDVVRRITGGGAMMMEKGNVVTYSLYVPAELVSGMSFADSYAYLDDWALVALRSLGVDATYKPLNDIASPQGKIGGAAQKRFKNGAVLHHVTMSYDMDGQKMTEVLRIGREKISDKGIASAAKRVDPLKAQSGLSRAEIIERMKQTFTELYGAKPGEISDAEYEDAERLVAEKFATEEWLYRVP, encoded by the coding sequence ATGCACGGTGAGTACAAGGTTCCTGGCGGAAAGCTCGTGGTCGTCGACTTCGACGTTGTCGACGGCGCGATCGTGGACTTCCACTTGGCGGGCGACTTCTTTCTCGAACCCGACTCGGCTCTCGAGGCGATCGACGCGGCCGTGACGGGCCTCTCCGCGGAGTCCGACACATCCTCGATCGCCGACGCCGTGCGTCGCGCTCTGCCGACGGATGCCGTGCTGCTGGGCTTCTCGCCCGAGGCGGTCGGCGTCGCGGTGCGTCGCTCCCTCTCCAACGCGACCACGTGGCGCGACTACGACTGGAGCATCGTGCACGCCAAGGCCGTGCCGCCGCGGCTGCACCTCGCGCTCGATGAGGCGATGAGCAACTCGCTCGCCGCCGGGCACCGCGGTCCCACGCTGCGCATCTGGGAGTGGGACGAGTCGGCCGTGGTGATCGGCAGCTTCCAGTCGGTGAAGAACGAGGTCGACCCGGAGGGGGCGGCCAAGTACGGTTTCGACGTCGTGCGACGCATCACAGGCGGCGGCGCCATGATGATGGAGAAGGGCAACGTCGTCACCTATTCGCTGTACGTGCCCGCCGAGCTCGTCTCCGGCATGAGCTTCGCCGACAGCTACGCCTACCTGGATGACTGGGCCCTCGTCGCGCTGCGCTCGCTGGGAGTGGACGCCACATACAAGCCGCTCAACGACATCGCCAGCCCGCAGGGCAAGATCGGCGGCGCCGCGCAGAAACGGTTCAAGAACGGCGCCGTGCTGCATCACGTGACCATGAGCTACGACATGGACGGTCAGAAGATGACCGAGGTGCTGCGCATCGGTCGCGAGAAGATCAGCGACAAGGGCATCGCGTCGGCCGCGAAGCGCGTCGACCCGCTCAAGGCGCAGTCGGGCCTCAGCCGCGCGGAGATCATCGAGCGCATGAAGCAGACGTTCACCGAGCTCTACGGTGCGAAGCCCGGCGAGATCTCCGACGCGGAGTACGAGGACGCGGAGCGCCTGGTCGCCGAGAAGTTCGCCACCGAGGAGTGGCTGTACCGCGTGCCGTAG